From a region of the Helianthus annuus cultivar XRQ/B chromosome 5, HanXRQr2.0-SUNRISE, whole genome shotgun sequence genome:
- the LOC110940445 gene encoding ubiquitin carboxyl-terminal hydrolase 6 — MPTVSVKWQKELYPGVEIDTTQPPYVFKCQLYDLTGVPPERQKIMVKGGILKDDSDWSKLGIKEGQKLMMVGTADEIVKAPEKGPVFMEDLPEEEQVVAVGHSAGLFNLGNTCYMNSTMQCLHSVPELKSALIEYPQSGRSNDLDQSSHLLTVATRDLFSELDKNVKPVAPMQFWMVLRKKYPQFGQLHNGSFMQQDAEECWTQILYTLSQALRSPSTSSNVDTVKELFGIDLVSRVHCAESGEESREAETIYALKCHISHEVNHLHEGLKHGLKSELEKASPSLGRSAVYLKDSRINGLPKYLTIQFVRFFWKRESNQKAKILRKVDYPLELDIFDLCSDDLRKKLETPRQMLREEDGRKAGLKLKQKGSASVDSDVKMSDAEGLSNESEESSKATLGEGASSAKNVQLTGVYDLVAVLTHKGRSADSGHYVAWVKQENGKWVQFDDDNPIPQREEDITKLSGGGDWHMAYICMYKARTIPM, encoded by the exons ATGCCGACAG TGAGTGTAAAATGGCAAAAGGAGCTATACCCGGGAGTTGAGATAGATACCACCCAGCCCCCATATGTTTTCAAATGTCAGCTGTATGACCTCACAGGGGTTCCACCTGAAAGGCAAAAGATAATGGTCAAAGGTGGAATATTAAAG GATGACTCTGATTGGTCCAAGTTGGGGATAAAAGAG GGTCAAAAGTTAATGATGGTGGGAACTGCTGATGAGATTGTAAAGGCTCCAGAGAAGGGCCCTGTTTTCATGGAAGATCTTCCAGAAGAAGAACAAGTAGTTGCTGTG GGCCATTCTGCCGGATTATTTAATCTTGGAAATACCTGCTACATGAATTCCACCATGCAATGTCTGCATTCTGTTCCAGAGCTTAAATCTGCGTTGATTGA GTATCCGCAGTCTGGCAGAAGCAATGATTTGGACCAGTCTTCTCATCTCTTGACAGTTGCAACACGAGACTTATTTAGTGAGCTTGATAAGAATGTTAAGCCGGTTGCACCAATGCAGTTTTGGATG GTATTGCGTAAAAAGTATCCTCAATTTGGGCAGCTACACAATGGCTCCTTTATGCAACAG GATGCTGAAGAATGCTGGACACAGATTTTGTACACTCTTTCTCAGGCCCTTAGATCACCGAGTACCAG TTCAAATGTTGATACAGTGAAAGAACTTTTCGGCATCGACCTTGTCAGCAG GGTGCATTGTGCGGAAAGTGGTGAAGAAAGTAGAGAGGCGGAAACAATTTATGCTCTTAAATGCCATATATCACATGAGGTGAATCATTTGCATGAGGGGCTGAAGCAt GGGCTGAAATCGGAGCTAGAAAAGGCTTCTCCTTCTTTGGGACGCAGTGCAGTTTACTTGAAGGATTCTCGCATTAATGGATTGCCAAA GTACTTGACTATTCAGTTTGTACGCTTCTTCTGGAAGAGGGAATCTAATCAGAAGGCAAAGATTTTGAGG AAAGTGGATTATCCGTTGGAATTGGATATTTTTGATCTTTGTTCAGATGATCTTCGCAAAAAGCTGGAAACTCCTCGTCAG ATGTTAAGAGAGGAGGATGGTAGAAAGGCTGGTTTGAAACTTAAACAAAAGGGCTCTGCTTCAGTGGACAGTGATGTAAAGATGTCTGATGCAGAG GGACTGTCAAATGAAAGCGAGGAGTCATCCAAAGCTACTCTAGGAGAAG GTGCTTCTTCTGCTAAGAATGTCCAGTTGACTGGAGTGTATGATTTGGTAGCTGTGCTGACCCATAAAGGCAGAAGTGCAGATTCAGGCCATTATGTTGCTTGGGTCAAGCAAGAAAATG GAAAATGGGTTCAGTTCGATGACGATAATCCGATCCCACAAAGGGAAGAAGATATAACAAAACTTTCTGGAGGAG GCGATTGGCATATGGCTTACATTTGCATGTACAAGGCTCGCACCATTCCCATGTAA